Proteins from a single region of Sporosarcina sp. P33:
- the tig gene encoding trigger factor, producing MTVKWEKLEGSEGKLTFEVSVERFNEGMDEAFKKVVKKVQAPGFRKGKMPRKMFNKMYGEEALYNDAIDIVLPEAYSKAVEEAGLEPIAAPEIDIEKLEKGEPVVFTAVIALKPEVKLGEYKGLEVTRQPVEVTDEEVDAQLEQRRESLAEMVVKEDGAVEEGDTATIDFEGFANGEAFEGGKSENYDLEVGSGSFIPGFEEQVVGMKTGEEKDIEITFPEEYHAAELAGQPATFKVKVNEIKSKEVPELDDELAKEIDESVSSVEELRTKLKEEAEEVKKNDSETALRDDLVEQAASNAEMDIPQAMIDSETDRMMQDFEQRLQMQGMNLDLYFQFSGQDEQALRDQMKDDALSRVRVSLTLEAIGAAENVEVPEEEINAELEKMSEQFGMEVEQIKTTLGGTTVLENDLRFNKTVQLLVDNAKIID from the coding sequence ATGACAGTTAAATGGGAAAAATTAGAAGGCAGTGAAGGGAAACTGACATTTGAAGTTTCCGTAGAACGTTTTAACGAAGGAATGGACGAAGCGTTCAAAAAAGTAGTAAAGAAAGTACAAGCGCCTGGTTTCCGTAAAGGAAAAATGCCGCGTAAAATGTTCAACAAAATGTACGGAGAAGAAGCGCTTTACAACGATGCGATCGATATCGTACTTCCTGAAGCGTACTCTAAAGCGGTAGAGGAAGCTGGCCTGGAACCAATCGCAGCTCCTGAAATCGACATTGAAAAGCTTGAAAAAGGCGAGCCGGTTGTATTCACAGCTGTTATCGCATTAAAGCCTGAAGTGAAGCTTGGCGAATACAAAGGACTTGAAGTAACTCGTCAGCCGGTTGAAGTGACAGATGAAGAAGTAGACGCACAACTTGAGCAGCGCCGTGAAAGTCTTGCTGAAATGGTTGTTAAAGAAGACGGTGCTGTTGAAGAAGGCGACACAGCTACAATCGATTTCGAAGGATTCGCTAACGGCGAAGCATTCGAAGGCGGAAAGTCTGAGAACTACGATCTTGAAGTTGGATCCGGTTCATTCATCCCTGGATTTGAAGAGCAAGTAGTCGGAATGAAAACAGGTGAAGAAAAAGACATCGAAATTACATTCCCTGAAGAATACCACGCTGCAGAATTAGCTGGACAACCTGCTACATTCAAAGTGAAAGTAAATGAAATTAAGTCTAAAGAAGTTCCTGAACTTGATGACGAGCTGGCAAAAGAAATCGATGAGAGCGTTTCTTCAGTTGAAGAACTGCGCACAAAGTTGAAAGAAGAAGCTGAAGAAGTGAAAAAGAATGATTCTGAAACAGCTCTTCGTGACGATTTAGTAGAACAGGCTGCAAGCAACGCTGAAATGGATATTCCGCAGGCGATGATTGATTCAGAAACGGACCGCATGATGCAAGACTTCGAACAGCGTCTGCAAATGCAGGGCATGAACTTGGATCTTTACTTCCAGTTCTCTGGTCAGGATGAGCAGGCTCTTCGCGACCAAATGAAGGACGACGCACTAAGCCGTGTTCGTGTGTCATTGACACTTGAAGCAATCGGAGCTGCTGAAAACGTAGAGGTTCCAGAAGAAGAAATTAATGCAGAACTTGAAAAAATGTCTGAGCAATTCGGTATGGAAGTGGAGCAGATCAAGACAACTCTTGGCGGCACAACTGTACTTGAAAACGATCTTCGCTTCAACAAAACAGTACAATTACTTGTTGATAACGCAAAAATCATCGACTGA